From Prinia subflava isolate CZ2003 ecotype Zambia chromosome 32, Cam_Psub_1.2, whole genome shotgun sequence:
GCCACAAAAGGAAGCAGGTAACACGATTTAGACTTTTTCTGTGTTCACGTCTCCTGTGCTGATGGGAGGGATGTTCATTTCATGAGACAGAGCTTCTCTCCTGTTCCATGTTTGAGGCTTCTGAGCCTTTGCAGCACCTGTGTTTTGGTTTATGACCCCCAGAGAGTACCAGCCTCTTACtgaacagccctgcagatggTATTTACTGAGTTTATCAGTTTTCCTCCTGTATAGCTGATAAGGAGGAGAGGAACTAGATAATAACTGATCCTTAGTATGTAATAATTAGTCTGTgatgtgggttttgttttcattttctgataTTCACTCTGCTTTGAAATACCCCAGTGCTGTTGGCTGTGCATACAGTTACAGAAATCAGGTATTCACAGCTGTGACACTGAAGCCTGTTAACTCCACCACTTTtgtcttgcttttccttttaatatttttctctttttccctgctgctctccccccTTTACCTTCATCTGAGCCAATGACACCACCCCAGGTGTGTCTTGCTGAGTCCCTGAAGCAGCTAAAAGCATCTGCAATACGCTTTCTTTGGAACAgtgaaaatgtagaatttggAAATTGTTAgtaaagttatttttctctaGGTTCTGTCATATGCTGTTACGAGATCATAATCTAACAACTCGACAGCCTTTCCACCAGCTTCTGCAAAAGAAACCATCTCTTCCATCTGCAGTATGGCACCGTGCAGGTAAATACCAGTTAAAAATTAACAGATGAGCACAATGTGAGTTTTTATATCCCGTGGTAACACTGAAAGTTTGCTGTTCATCCTGAGGATGATGCTTTTTagtaaataaaagcaaaaaaaaaaaagctaatcCAAGGTTCCTTTTATCCTGCTGTCTCTTGTGAGATGACATGCCCGTGTTCAGCAGTGTTCCTGTGGCTCTGGGGCTCTAAGGTTGTGTTCTTAAGGCCTCGTGGCTGCTTGGACTGCAGTTctctggagcagagggatgaCCTGGGGCTTGAGTAAACAAGATTTGATGTTCATTTAAGCTCCTTGGGTTTGATTATactacttttcttctttgttttttgtctttgcagTAAGAGGCATGTTTATTCAAACTCAGGACACACCAAATCCAAACAGCTTGAAGTTTATTCCAGGAAGGGAAGTGCTGGAGTCGAGGACTATGGAGTTTTCCACACCAGCTGCAGCCTATTGCTCACCTTTAGCAAGGTATTAATAAACACATCAGGAATGGTTAGGGGCTTGGtctgggctctgtgcctgcagctgatGTTTTTAAGAACAACTTCCAATCATTCTGCTCCTCCTTTGGAGCATCTTGGTTGGATTTGAGATTTAATGCTGCCTAAGGTGAAAGCTGGGACAGTTGTTGCTGGAGCTGTTTATTTGTATGGCAGGAGGCACCACGGTCTGGTTTGTGCAGTTGGACTGAGAGGGGATACAAATCAGTATTTGTGAGCAGTTGCTGCATCATCGAGACCTCTGCCCTGATTTGTCAAATTAATTCCCCTCAGAACACTCTTCATTCAAGTAGTTACTTGGAAATCCTGTAATTGTTTAGAATTGGGAAACAGTCAGTGAATAGCCCCCAAATACTCTGAAATaaatgcagcagctctcttTGGCAGGTATTGGGGGTTCCCTGACCTTCAAAACCAGTGGATTTTTCCTTCACCGAAGATTTATGCTTCACTCAAAGAAAGGCCACTGTCCTGGGCTGGATCTGTAACAGGTCTTGGGAGTGCAGCTTTCAGTAACCAAAATGCACGATCTGGAGTAAGAATCAGTTCTTGGTGCAgaaggggcttggaacaccaTCATGAGTCTCTGGGAATATTTAGAGGCACCCATTTTGTGTCACTGCTTTCATGTCAGTCTCTGAAAATGAACCCTGTGTGTTCTGTGGGTGGAAGGGCTTTGGGCGGGGGATGAGAGCCAGAAGTACTGCAGTAGTTACCCCTAGAGGTCCCAGGCCAAGGCACCAAGCTTTGTGCACGTTGGCAGAATTCTGTGCAAAAGCAGAATCTGTGGGCTGTGGCATTCCCTCCAGGAGTTGAGAGTTATCAAACATGCAGCTCTGATGTTTCCAGAGGTTTCTTGCAGGCCTGTTTGAGAGCAAACAGGATCTTTTCAGGCAGAGCTTGTGACTTGCGGTAATAAATCCAATGTGAAAGGTTTCTGAGGACATCACATCTGTTAGCAGAGGATAGAGGAAGCTGTAGGATCTCATTGTGACAAGGTGCATCAGGTTGCAGAGTGAAATTGACTGTCAGAAAGTGGCTTTTTGTTGTCATTTATCtgcaaaaagacattttcatcCAAGATGATGTATGTGCTGCAGTGTTTGCAGTGCAAACCAGCCTGGTTGTGTGTATTGTGCAGGAACATGGGAAAAACTGTCTGCTCTGTGTGTCATTGATCCTAGATCATGCTGTTTGTAAGTGGGATGACTTTGTTTTGAAAAGGAATATAATtgtcttttaaatataatttagaataaaaatttCTGAAGAATTAACAAAAGCTCGCTTGgtgggggggagaggggggaagaaaactatttaattatttcagataGTTTGGTTCACTTGTATAATTCCATGGTTTAAGTCTTCAAAATCCAGCTGATTGTACATATAACTGTTTCATGTGTAGAAATTCTTTCAGGTGGGTATTGTGAAatcacttttattattttccattaCATGTGGTTTTGTGGTAGGATTTCTGATTCTTTCATTCATTGCATTTTTGATGTTTCCCAGTCTTTCaagagaatatattttttcccccatagtTACAAAAAACACTCTTGCAGCCTTACATTGTGTTTCCCTCCAAGTTCACCAgagttttaattctgtttttctgtagaTTAAATTGTTGGGTTAACCATATTGTTAattgttaaaattaaaactcaGTTTATCAGATTGGGTTcatttttgcccattttttcccccttgtttcCTTAACAGACAGTTATTCCGGATTGAAGGAgttaaaagtgttttctttggGCCAGACTTCATCACAATCACCAAGGTAAGCAGAGCAGGGATTCAGCTGTGCTCAAAGATGAGCTGTGTGGAAATGGCCCCAGAGCAGATCCAGCCAGACTTTCAGTCACAGTGGATGTTCCAGAGAAGTGTCCACAAGTGCCCAAAGGGAGCTGCCTTtaatacaaaagaaaatcacTTCAGGGAATGATAAACTGGTACATTGACAGTCTTGAGTCTCTGAAACAGTTGATAAAAATATCTGTCaaataataatgtattttgGAGACTTTCACACCTTTTTAGCTACTATTGTAAAAGCACTTGCTCGTTTTGCAAACAAGGAGACCCTTCTTTGATGTTCACAATCTGAGCCTGACTAAATGTCTTTGGCAAAGTTGAACTTGACAGAACATGAAGACCAGTCTGTGCATCGAGTTAGAGAGTCCATGATGGCATTTTTCATGTAAGAATCTGTGTATAACgtagcagcagcaggcaggtacccttcttcattctttttatttcccctctttTGATTCTTACAGGAGAGTGAAGACTTGGATTGGAACTTAATGAAACCAGATATTTATGCAACCATAATGGATTTCTTTGCCTCTGGCTTACCTGTAGTTACTGACGAGGCACCTAGGACAGATACAGGTAAATCAAATCTTCAGGGAGAGGCCTTTGGGTCTAGCTTTTGTGACATCCAGAAGAGCCTCCACTTCTCCCTCAGAAAAGCATGCAGgagaatttaaatttaaatcctATTAAGGTGAATACAGGCAGGAATTTGCAACCTGGTATTCTCTCAGTATTCTGActtgcacatttttattttcccaaggTGCTTCAGAAGAAGATGATGAAGTTGTACTGATGATTAAGGAACTGCTGGATACAAGAATCAGGTGAGCAGGGATCATTGCTGCTGGATGAGTGAgttagttttggggtttggggttatTTAGGGAACAGTGAGTTTTTCTTTGGGAATGTGATGGCATAGTTCAGCATCTGATGTGAGGGGCTTCAAGTGCAGAACTGGCCAGACCTGAGAATGCTGTTCAGTTGAAAAGTTTCTCTCTGGTTTTCATGTTGAAGctcctgtgctgagcagagTCCTCTTTGCTGAGTGACTTCAGAGCAGGGCTCGCCCTCTGCAGTGCCTTGGACAGGTCCATGGCTTTAACCCGGCTGCTTTGAGGGGCAGAAACAGCACAGGCTTTGCTTTTACAGACACCTTTATCTCTCTCTGTTAATGTCAGTCAAAATTGTTCTTGTCCTTCCCTTCCAAGTATTCCAAAGTAGTTTATACTCCAAAGGAAGATTTCCTAGTGGAAAATCCTGGCCCTCAACGGATTTTGGCCTTGCACTCCATTGTGATTTTATTGGTGCTTTAACGCAGCTTGAATTTAGAAACTGGTGGCAACTAATGAAGTCTCAAGAGTGGCTGTGGATCGTGTTGTTTACCTGAAGAGTATTTTTGTGCTTATTAATTGCCTTCCAAAGTGAACTGAAAGCAATAAGCAACTTGACATTTGAGGTGCAGGGGAAGATGTCTGATGTGTTTGTGATATCTGATGGTGACACCTTCCCTAGCTCACAAACTGCAGgaaccagaatttttttttttagatgctGCATTTAAAGTGATatcacataatttaaaaatttgtttatcTCAGAGCAGGTACACAGTGCTGGttaattttcctgaaaaagcaagaaaagtaGAAATAAGCAGGAACATCTTTGCCAAACATTTGTACTAAGTGTTGAAACCAGGAGCCATGTACAATGTTGTATAAAGCTGTGACAGCAatgttcctgctcctgctgggttGTTTAAGCTCCCTGGGGTGAGAGTCCTTGATTTCCCAGGGGCCTTTTTTAACAGGCATGGAATTTCTGCCCAAAATTCTGGTTTTCCCaccttttcatttcttcaatTTACTCCCCCTGTACCCATCAGTGCACCAAAAAGCTATATGAGAACATCAGCAGTGGTGTATCTTCATTTTATAGCAGGGTATTCTCAGAAGTTATCCATAAACCAGGCTACACATAGAGCATTTATTGTCCAGCAAATCAAAATTAAACGCAGAGAAGTTGTCAGAAAGTGCAGGATGGAGGGAATGTACATCTGAAAGATCCTGTAGTGTGTCAAAGTGTTAATTCAAGTAAGAAGAATGGAATTTTAAATCATGATCTTTGGCTTTCTGGAATGGAGGTAATTTGCTGCGGTGAGTTTATAAATGTGTCAGGTTCACAGATTTTTCTGTTAGGGCTGTAGTTCTCAGAGGGTTATTTTGGAAATCAGTATAAAGAGCTTCTGTTAGAGTAACTTGATGGTTTTAATTTGGTCTGGAAGAGTGTTGCTATGGGGACAGAGCTACAATGCTGGGCATTTGTGGCTGGCAGAGCGAGCTGCAGAAATTCTCGTGGCACTGGGGTGAGCTTATCAGGAGCTGGTTCCTTCACCCCTGAGCAGGATGAAGCTTTTATAGTTGGAGCTATTTTCTGTCCTGCGTAAATTGTGGAGAACTGTGCATTTATTTATGGAAACAGGGCTTCTTATCACAGGTGACAGCTGCACTGCACCCTGTGGGGGACACACCCCTGATGGATTGGCAGTAACTGAGGCCATGATGGGGCGTGCAGAGAGCCTCCAGGCAAGCcagggtgtctgtgcaggctgggctctgctccagggtgTTCACACTCTGCCCTAAAATTTCAGCAATTCCCTTCGTACTCCGCTGCATTCGTTGCAAAAATGTTTTGCCTACTGTCCTACAGAATAACTTTCTATGTTAGATagtccagcacagcaggagttGTTGGAAATGTGAACCAGGTTGTTGTAGAGAAATAGTGACTAAATCCCTCTATCTTGATGGTTTTTGTGAGTATTAAATACTGCTTTACTGAGGGTTTCTGGAAGGATCCATGTTCCAGCTCTACAAGCTTTAAGTTGAATATTGTGTTCCATCAGGCCCACAGTGCAAGAAGATGGTGGTGATGTTATTTACAAGGGCTTTGAGGATGGGATTGtgcagctgaagctgcaggGGTCGTGcaccagctgccccagctccatcaTCACCCTCAAGAATGGGATACAGAACATGCTGCAGTTCTACATCCCTGAGGTGGAAGGCGTTGAACAGGTGGGTCGGGGAGAGATCACAGAGATTTCCTTTTCAGTGGAAAAGGAGCTCTTTGTCCCTTTCCAGCAGGAAGAGGTTGGCAATTAGGGAAAACCAGGGGGGTATAGATGCAGGTTTTCCAAGTCAGTCGCTGTATCTTGGCAAAGATACAGAACTCTGCAGGGTGCTGTAGCAGCCCATGGGCTGGGACtgcctggctggggagcagccctgggtgctgtgggtgccaggctggcctgagcagcagcagtggccctggggcagggctgcctggtGGTGTTGGCAGCGGGAAAGGGAGGTGACCCTCGCTGGACTCTCCCCATGTGCCACACCCCTCCTCTGCTGGGGAACCCAGAGATGGACAGGTGATTGCAGATACTTTTGTGCTGTGGTGACCTGACGTGATAAAAATCAAGGCGCTTAGTCCCCTGAAATGCAGATTATTTGGCTTTCTCATTAAATATCTGATCTCTGGAGCGATTGTTTTCATGGCCTTTGTGGTAACTTGACCAGCTCCTATAATTAAAGCTCATTTCCTCGTGGCATTTTGGGTTGCCAGTTTTTGTTGCCTTCCTCCTGAGCCCATTGTCATACAGCGGTGTGGAATAACTACTGTTCTCCTTGGGTCCAGCAGGGATTTAATGTAATAAAGCCTGCAGGACCGAAAGCTTAAACTACTTCTGGATTTGATTTCAGGTTGTTGATGACGATGATGACGCGGAGAAAGAAGCAAATTCTACTTGAGCTTCGTCATGTGTggccaaataaatatttacttcctGGTGTATGTAAACCATCTGTGTGCTGAGGAACAGCAAAATCTGCCTTGTGAGAAAAATAGTTGTACTTACTGTGAGAATGTACCATCACTTTAAACAGTTCATCCGCTAATTTATTAAATGCCCTGTAttacaaaaaaatgttttgctttacTTTGTGCTGTCTTTAGAAAGAAATGGTAGGCTCAGAAAACAGTGAtgtgtttctgtatttcataCAAAAACTTCAATAttgaaaaaagagaaggcagagaagttccTTGGCTTTTTTGTGCAATAGCAGTATTAAATGTTTATTCCCCCAGTTTGTGGGGCTGACAGGACTCTGCCCTTACTCTGTAAATGGGAGCTTCAGGAATGTTAACTTTATCAAGTCTTATTTAAAAGCTGCTGATTCCTATcaaatttttgtgtgtgaaagATAACTTGTAACATCAACAACATCAACAGTTCATTTTGGAGGATGTAACACTGGCATGGCTTGTGGAAAGCTACCTCCTTGCTCATTACCACTGTGCAAACCAtagcaacagaaacaaaaaatgtttgttaTAAAAATCATATCTTCTAAAGTAAATGTTAGAAAAGAATGATCCTTATCAGCTTCAGTAGGTAGAGAGACTAATTAGCTCATTTAGCAATACAATGGTTCAGCCACCTTTAGTTTTCTGTTTAGACATGCAACAGCTGATGTCTCAGTGTAGTTGTCCAGCTTCAGGAGGACGGTGCACTGCTGGAAGGCACGGATTGCCTGTGCAGGgtggcagagggaaggagggactGTGTTTGTGTTTACTCCTGCTGTATCCTGTTTGCTCTCCGGCCTTTTCTTGGCTGCCTCTGCAGGGGGATGTGGCCGAGCAGGGCTCCTTCAGTCCTGCACACCATGGGAGAGAAGTATTTGCTGTTCTGACATTGAAATACATAAATGGGGCTCTGCAAGGAGCTGTGTTTACTTTTGTGTGTAGGAATGATTTCTTCCTGGTGCCTGGCTTTAGCAAATGGCTTTGTAACCAGGAATTCTGTTCCTTCATTGTGGTGCCACCGTGGAGCTGAGTTTGTGGTCCTCATTTGGCTTATGATCGGCTTGACAGTCTCCAGTGTGTTCCCCTCTTTCATGCCTTGCTAGTGTAATTGTTCCAGAGTCCCTAAACAGGATCAGTTCAGCTGGTGGAGAATCTCCTCTATAGCACCGCATCAGCATGTGGTAGCCATAAACTTCATAATACTTGgtataaatttgaaaaataaatatttcagctaaATATTTCTTCAGCTTTCAGGGAGAGTAATAACCCACAGTTGTTTGAATTACCCTCTCAGGATCTGGAAATCGGTGTGACATTACCATGTTTTCTCGTACTCTCTGATGAACTACACGGTGCCTGCACACTGCCTGATCAGTGTATTGATGACAGAATTCCCTGCTGCGGGGCAGAGAAGAAATGCCCGGGTGAGCTCGGAGGGGAGCCGcgctgctgtgcctgcctgcaggGTGTGTGTTCTGCCCCTCACACCTTCCCAGGGCTCAGTGCTTCCCTGCTCACCTGCAAAATCGGCTCCCACCGTAGCGAGGCGCTCGCCTTCCTGCTGGAAATCAGGGTGTGAGGCCAGCCCCTGTCCAGCTCCACAAGTGACGAGGAGACAAAGCACTGAGAGCGGCAGGGGAGAGCACTGCCCCGCACGCTCCAGTCCCGGGATACCTGCCTTGGCCTGTCCCGGTGTGTCCTCGCTGTGGAACAAAGGCCGGgaggggctgtgtcctggctgCGGGCTTCTCGTGTTCCTGAGATCCTGAGATCCTgttcactgctctgtgtccagccAGGTTCTGCAGCAAGTTCAAAACACACCCCATCCCGGTTCTTCGGTGTGTCCTGATGTTGTGgcttgttttctgtgcttttaaggaaatatttcttgattgactttttaatgtaatataAAGCTGAATGAATGGCATTTTTCTTAAGGCATTGCTCTCTTTCGTAGTCTTAGGCTTTTAATAAGTTTCCAAGCAGGGTTTGATGGGTGTGGCTGCAGACGGCATTACTGAGTTCTCCAGCTGTACGGATGTCATGCTTTGGTCAATTATACTGTCCCACTTTGCTTTGCAGATTCATGTTAATGGtttctttctcttgcttctGAATGGGCGCTGTTGTAGAACAGCCAGAATAAGAAACCAGAGGCCAGGCCGCGTGGACGGGGGAAGGATGCAGCCCGTGTCACGGGGCTCTGGGAGCCTGACGGGGCCGCTTGTTCTCTGCCCTAGCCCGGAGCAGCCTTGGTTCGTCACCCGGCGATCTCCAGACGCTGAGTGCTGCGGAAAGGCCTGGGGATGAtcccggggctgctgctcctgcctggcttcAGTGGGAATTACCGCGGGGGAACATCTCCGCTCCGCTGTCCGGGGCTGGAAATTACCGGGAAGGGTATGGGAACGAGCATACCCCGGTCTAGGGGCTGGGAATTCCCGAGAAGGGTCTGGGAACGAGCAATCCCTGGTCTGGGAGTGGGAATTCCCGGGAATGGTCTGCGAATGAGCATATCCCTGGCCGGGGTCGGCGGCGGTGCTCAGGGAGGGGGCCCATCCCCTCCGGTGCCTGGCAATTCAGGAGAAGGGTCTGAGAACGAGCAGCCCCTGGTCTGGGGTTGGGAATTCCGAGAAGGGTCTGAGAACGCGCAGCCCCCGGTCTGGGGTTGGGAATTCCGGAGAAGGGTCGGAGAAAGGGCTccccccagcccggggctgggAATCACCGGGGCGCTCAGGGAACAGGCCCATCCCCGTGCCCCGGGGGTGTTTCCGCCGCCCGGTGCCCGTCCCCGCTTTGTCAGCCCGGCCGCCCCGGCGGCGGAcgcggccccggcagcggctGCCACGTCccgggcgcgggcgggcggggcggcggcggcgcggccaATGGCGggcgcgggccggggcggggcgggccggggcctGCGCGGGGCCTGGCGCGAggggcgcggccccggcggcagAGACAGCGCGGCTGCGGACCGGGACGCGCCATGTGCGGTGAGCACCGGGCCGGGGGCACGGCAGGGCCCGCGCCGGCTCCGAGCGGGCGGGAGGAGCCTCCCGGGCGGGCGTTGTGTGGCCGCGGCGCGGACCCGGCCGGGCGGGGACGGAGGGCACCGCCGCCCCGGCTGTGGCGAGAGGCGGCCCGGCCCCGTTATCCGAATGCCGGCGCCGCGGGGAGGCGGCTCGCACCGTGTTAGTGACTTAAGGGGCGAATTGTCCCCAGACTTAGGGGATGTGGCGGCAGCGGACAAAGGGCTGGTGCCCCGGTTGTGCGAGCCCTGCAGCAGCGGGCGGTTTGCGCCCTGTGCCGGTGGGGTGGGCTCGGTGCTGCCGGGGACTCCCTGCCCGAGGCCGGGGGAATCCCGCTGTGCCTCAGGGGAGCCCCGGCTCGGGTGAGAAGGGGCGCTCCGCTGGCTCCCAGCCGTGGCTGTGGTCCTATCGGAGTCACCACTCCCAGCCTGGGTGCCAGcggtggtggtgttttttagGCGTTACAGTTCCCGATAATTTGTTTGCCACAGGTCGGTCCGGGTTGGCTCGGGGTTGACTCGGGACAGAGGGGCCGTGGGTCCGGCCTGGCCCGGCTGTGCCGGGACCGTGCCCCGAGCGCGGCCCTAGCCCGGGGTGAGCTCGGGCCAGGGCTGGTTCTGGTTCTCCTCCGTGCCTTCCTCTGCTTCCCGTGACAATACAGCTACCCTGCCTCATCCTTTACACACAGGAATGTCATTTATCCTTTCTCTTCCTATCCCGTCGCCTTCatgtttttccatggaaatttaTGCAACACTGATCTGCtggattttcctgttttctttccacactatcttctttttttccccctgtattTTTGTGTGCAATAATATGTTCTCAGCGAGATTGTGGGTTTTACACTTAATGTGCAAGTTGCCATTTCTCTCATTGTTTTTGTGGGATCCAACCAGCATTGCCTTCAAGCTGTCAAGCTGTGGAGAATCAGACTCATACCTCAGCTCATATTTAACACTGTGTTAATTCGTGTTAAAAGTAAAAAGTGGAGCAAAGCTAAGAATAGAAAGGATAATTATTATAAATAGCTTGCTGCAAGATTGGGGATGGTTTTGGTGCCTCTTACTTGCCTTATTTGAGGTTTAGCCTTTGAAATGTGCATTATTAGCATTCTGCTCTTTGTCTTTTCTGCCATGATAAGCCCTGAAAACACTGGACAGTTACTCAGTTGTGTTCAGGGTTTAACTTATTTCTGAAGTGAAGTTCTTCTTGGATATTGAAACATTTTATGGAAAGAGTGAGGAAAGCATTAGGGATTATTGTCTCGCTTGCTGAGCGTTGCTCTGGGAGTTGGGGATGTATCCTGGAGTGAGAGTGGCTGCTGGTTTGTCTGGAGCAGAGGGCCCCAATTTCCCAGGCtgcggcagctgcagggcctggTTTGGTGTTTGAGCCCTCAGACACAACATTTCTGTCGTGGAAGTGTGAGTGGAGATGGGTAAGCATTGCtttgtcctgccctgctgtctgGTTGGTGCCCATCCATGTTCTGAGTTTTATCCAGTTCACTTCACACAGAAAGGTAGTTGTTAAGAtgagttttaaaagaaataaatatgacAATACTGCTGTTGTTACCTGAATTCTCAGATACCTCAGTCTGTGACACTGAAGGAAGAGCTTTAGCAGCTTCCAGACTGAAATTATCAACACGGTGTTTTCAGCCTGATGTTCAGGTTTATGACCTTACAAAACCCCATGATCTGATGGGCTTATGCTGCTGGACAGGTAAAGGAAGGGAGCCTCAAAGTCCAGTGCCTTGGTGCCTGCTATGAATACTGTTTAGatgtgctggggtttttttctaataatgTTAGTGAAAAAGAGGGTTTGTCCTTGGTTGTGTGTTAGACACTTGCAGTTTGAACACCTGGCTAGGTATGAGTTGGGTGTGCTTTGGTCCAAGTGCACCAAACCAGTTCAATGGCATCTGTGAAATAGTTCAGGAAACAGGTTTTTCAAGGGAGCCAGGCTCCATAGACCGTTCTGTAAATCAGTAAACCTTTCATATGCCATGACCGGTTTTAATGACAAAAAGGAATTGTTGAATTTAGGTCTTGGTTTACTACTGATTACTGAAGATAAAAATGGGTTTAGGAAAGACTTGAGTTTCTAGTTCTGGGATTACGTGTATGTCAGTGGAGACATTTCAGCCCTTCCACATCTGTCACACCTGTGTCTGCCTTGGAGTGGAGcgtggagcaggggctgtggccCACAGTGAGTCCCTAGAATTGCTGCTCTGGTTGTTTACTCTGGGCAGTAAATCCTGCCCTTTCTAGCTGGAGAGGAAGCTGTGTGCGTGGGCAGCGAGAGAGGTGTCCAGTGGACAAATGTGTATCCCCACGGAGTGGATGttcttctgttttgcttttttcccagcctggagGTGATGAATTGAGtgtcagctctgccctgtgcagctcccagACACAACAATGACAGCAGCGAGCTTGGGCCTCACCTTGCGCTCCTCAGACTGGGCAGAAAAGGGGATATTTTGGCACTGGCACCTCCCTGAACTGCCGGGCAGCAGCAACAGGAGCTCCTCCAGTGGGGCTGAGCAGCAATTATGGGATAAAGGATTCCTTGGAATTGCCGGGTGGATATACTCATAACAAGGTCTATGGAAATGAGTTAAGTGtaacaggaaaaagaatttgGAAGTAAACCCAGAGGGCTTTTTTAGTTTTGTAGGAAAAGGATTGCAAGAAGCAATTCTTAAATGTATCTTGGGACAGTAATTTACCTGGAAGGGGTGTTTCATTCCATTTGCCTGTGAATGTGCCATGAAATTAAGGAACCTGAGCTCCAAAGAAG
This genomic window contains:
- the NFU1 gene encoding NFU1 iron-sulfur cluster scaffold homolog, mitochondrial isoform X2, giving the protein MLLRDHNLTTRQPFHQLLQKKPSLPSAVWHRAVRGMFIQTQDTPNPNSLKFIPGREVLESRTMEFSTPAAAYCSPLARQLFRIEGVKSVFFGPDFITITKESEDLDWNLMKPDIYATIMDFFASGLPVVTDEAPRTDTGASEEDDEVVLMIKELLDTRIRPTVQEDGGDVIYKGFEDGIVQLKLQGSCTSCPSSIITLKNGIQNMLQFYIPEVEGVEQVVDDDDDAEKEANST
- the NFU1 gene encoding NFU1 iron-sulfur cluster scaffold homolog, mitochondrial isoform X1, translating into MAAARRICAAAGLGGRFCHMLLRDHNLTTRQPFHQLLQKKPSLPSAVWHRAVRGMFIQTQDTPNPNSLKFIPGREVLESRTMEFSTPAAAYCSPLARQLFRIEGVKSVFFGPDFITITKESEDLDWNLMKPDIYATIMDFFASGLPVVTDEAPRTDTGASEEDDEVVLMIKELLDTRIRPTVQEDGGDVIYKGFEDGIVQLKLQGSCTSCPSSIITLKNGIQNMLQFYIPEVEGVEQVVDDDDDAEKEANST